Part of the Permianibacter fluminis genome, CTGTCGCGAAAAATCATTGGCTTTGACACCTTCAGCGGCTTCCCCAATGTCGACCACAAGGATGGCGCTGACCCGATAGCCCAGCCCGGCCATTACGCCACCAGTGCCGGCTATGAACAACAGCTCGACTTCATCATGAATTACCACGAGCAGATCAATCCGAATCCCCACGTTAAAAAATTTCAGCTGGTCAAAGGTGATGCGACCGTGGAGGCGGAAAAGTATTTCGCTGCCAATCCGCACACCATTGTCGCCCTCGCCTATTTCGATTTTGACCTGTACAAACCTACCCACCGCTGCCTGGAACTGGTTCGCGATCACATGACCAAGGGTTCCGTGCTGGCCTTCGATGAACTGAACATGGAAGAGTTTCCGGGCGAAACCGTGGCATTGAAAGAAGTGTTTGGTTTGTCGCGCTACCAGATCCGCCGACACCCAAACAGCCAGTTTCAGTCTTACATCATCATCGACTGAGCAGCCAACAGTGCTTGCCGAGCTGAACGCCCTCTCTCGCGACGGCTACGTCCTGGTACCGGCCGTTTTCCCGGCCGATACCGTGGCAGCGGTTCGCCTCGCCTTGGACGCTGCCTTGCTGCAATACGCCGACCTGCACCAACAGCTCGGCTACACCAATGCCGAACAAGGCGGCGCTCACCACGTGCTGGCGAAAGGCGGCGTATTCCTTGAGACCTTGTCGTTTCTCAGCCGGCTGGACTGGCTCACACACTATCTGCGCAGCAAACTTGTCATCAACTCCTATGGTGGTTTCGACAATCGCCGCGACCGCAAGCTTTATGTCCGCAACATCCATCGCGACATCCGTTTTTTTTCCACGGAACGGCCGTTGATGCTGAATTTGTTGGTCATGATCGATGACTTCACCATTCACAATGGTGCCACGCACCTGCTGCCGGGCTCGCACCGACAGGAACAGCAGCCGGATGACGCGCTGTTTTACGCCCGCGCCGAACGTGCGGTCGGCCGCTCCGGCGACCTGCTGGTGTTTGATTCCAGGCTTTGGCACGCGGCCGGCCACAATGAGACGGATGGCTCAAGGCGCGCCCTGACCATTACCTTGACCAGTCCGTTCTTCAAACCGCAATTTGATTATTGTCGCGCCCTTGGTGATAGCCAGTGCCAAGCCTGCAGCGACGAGGTAAAACAATTGCTGGGCTACTACGCCAGAATTCCGGCCACACTCAGCGAGTGGTATCAACCCGCCGACAAGCGCTTCTATCGTGGAGATCAAGATCATGTCACGTGATTACAATCGCGAGGCGAAAGACAGCGCAGAGCAAAAGTATGCCTATCAATTTGATTATGTGATGCGCCGCTACATGATGCGGACGCTGGCACCAGCCTGCGTCGCCGGCAATGCGCTTGAGATGGGCTGTTTTGAAGGCGAGATGACCAGCCTGTTGGCTGCGCAGTTCTCTGACCTGACCGTCATCGAAGCCGGCAGCGAACTGATTGCGCGCGCGCGGCAGCGGGTGCCGGCATCCGTGCGATTCATTCACTCGACCTTCGAACAGGCCAACCCGGCGACACCATTTCATAATATTTTTCTGGTGCATACGCTGGAACATCTGGATGACCCGGTCGCTGTGCTGAGCCGGGTTCGTCAGTGGCTGCATCCGGGTGGTCGTCTGCTGGTTGTTGTTCCCAATGCCGACGC contains:
- a CDS encoding phytanoyl-CoA dioxygenase family protein, with amino-acid sequence MLAELNALSRDGYVLVPAVFPADTVAAVRLALDAALLQYADLHQQLGYTNAEQGGAHHVLAKGGVFLETLSFLSRLDWLTHYLRSKLVINSYGGFDNRRDRKLYVRNIHRDIRFFSTERPLMLNLLVMIDDFTIHNGATHLLPGSHRQEQQPDDALFYARAERAVGRSGDLLVFDSRLWHAAGHNETDGSRRALTITLTSPFFKPQFDYCRALGDSQCQACSDEVKQLLGYYARIPATLSEWYQPADKRFYRGDQDHVT
- a CDS encoding crotonobetainyl-CoA--carnitine CoA-transferase, whose product is MTTPPITTKSYSPQREQELRAELLAAFRNTPIPDNELFANLGLFLSRWQLCRILYMADLYQLILNTHGNIMEFGCRWGQNLALFSSLRAIHEPFNLSRKIIGFDTFSGFPNVDHKDGADPIAQPGHYATSAGYEQQLDFIMNYHEQINPNPHVKKFQLVKGDATVEAEKYFAANPHTIVALAYFDFDLYKPTHRCLELVRDHMTKGSVLAFDELNMEEFPGETVALKEVFGLSRYQIRRHPNSQFQSYIIID
- a CDS encoding class I SAM-dependent methyltransferase, with product MSRDYNREAKDSAEQKYAYQFDYVMRRYMMRTLAPACVAGNALEMGCFEGEMTSLLAAQFSDLTVIEAGSELIARARQRVPASVRFIHSTFEQANPATPFHNIFLVHTLEHLDDPVAVLSRVRQWLHPGGRLLVVVPNADAASRQIAVKMGLISHNNAVTAAEAEHGHRITYSFDTLERDVRAAGFHVHQRGGIFFKPFANAQFDRLLQTDIITPAYLEGCYQLGMQYPELCASIYLVCSHPVPQQ